In Vibrio atlanticus, the following proteins share a genomic window:
- the fabZ gene encoding 3-hydroxyacyl-ACP dehydratase FabZ: MTTEQTTMNITEIQELLPHRYPFLMVDRVTSFEKEKTLTAIKNVSVNEPQFTGHFPQLPVFPGVLILEAMAQATGLLAFKSFGAPSGNELYYFASVDKAKFRKPVVPGDQLVIEVEFLKERRGIASFNGVAKVDGVVVCSAELKCARREF, encoded by the coding sequence TTGACTACTGAACAGACAACGATGAACATTACTGAAATTCAGGAACTATTACCTCATCGCTACCCATTCTTAATGGTTGATCGTGTGACTAGCTTTGAAAAAGAAAAAACACTGACTGCGATTAAGAATGTTTCTGTTAACGAACCTCAGTTCACAGGCCACTTCCCACAACTTCCTGTATTCCCAGGTGTGTTGATCTTAGAAGCAATGGCGCAAGCAACAGGTCTTCTAGCATTTAAATCTTTTGGTGCTCCTTCTGGTAATGAGCTTTACTACTTTGCTAGCGTAGATAAAGCGAAGTTCCGCAAGCCAGTAGTGCCTGGTGACCAATTGGTTATCGAAGTTGAGTTCTTAAAAGAACGTCGTGGCATTGCATCGTTCAACGGTGTAGCGAAAGTTGACGGCGTAGTTGTATGTTCAGCTGAACTTAAATGTGCTCGTAGAGAGTTTTAA
- the lpxD gene encoding UDP-3-O-(3-hydroxymyristoyl)glucosamine N-acyltransferase, translating into MKNLTLAELATITGGELHGDGTVTVSAVAPMDKAQEGNITFLSNVKYSKHLGDCKASAIMVKESERELCKTNVIVVSDPYVAFAKVAQALDTTPAPAAGIADSASISGDATIGQNVSIGANAVIETGVVLGDDVVIGAGCFIGQNAKIGAGTKLWANVSVYHEVVIGEACLIQSSTVIGSDGFGYANEKGEWVKIPQVGSVRVGNRVEIGACTTVDRGALDDTIIEDNVILDNQLQIAHNVHIGYGSAIAGGTIIAGSTTIGKYCIIGGGCVINGHIEIVDGVTITGMGMVMRSITEKGMYSSGIPLQPNKDWRKTATRVHRIDEMNKRLKTVEKLIENSAES; encoded by the coding sequence ATGAAGAATCTGACCTTAGCCGAATTGGCAACGATTACCGGTGGAGAGCTACACGGAGACGGCACAGTTACCGTTTCAGCAGTCGCTCCTATGGATAAAGCGCAAGAAGGAAATATTACGTTCCTTTCGAACGTGAAGTACAGCAAGCACCTTGGTGACTGTAAAGCATCCGCTATTATGGTTAAAGAGAGCGAGCGTGAACTGTGTAAAACCAACGTTATTGTGGTCAGCGACCCTTATGTTGCTTTTGCTAAGGTTGCTCAAGCGCTTGATACCACGCCAGCGCCAGCTGCGGGTATTGCTGATTCTGCTTCAATTTCAGGCGACGCGACCATTGGACAAAATGTGTCTATTGGTGCCAATGCTGTGATTGAAACTGGCGTAGTGCTTGGTGATGACGTCGTTATCGGTGCTGGTTGCTTTATTGGTCAAAATGCAAAAATTGGCGCAGGTACTAAGCTTTGGGCTAACGTAAGTGTTTACCATGAAGTGGTGATTGGCGAAGCATGTTTGATTCAATCTAGTACAGTGATTGGATCCGATGGTTTTGGTTATGCGAATGAGAAAGGCGAGTGGGTTAAGATCCCGCAAGTCGGTTCAGTTCGTGTTGGTAACCGCGTAGAAATCGGCGCGTGTACTACCGTTGACCGTGGCGCATTAGATGACACTATTATTGAAGATAACGTTATCTTAGATAACCAACTTCAGATAGCTCATAATGTTCACATCGGATATGGTTCTGCTATTGCAGGTGGTACTATCATCGCCGGCAGCACAACGATAGGTAAGTACTGTATTATTGGTGGCGGTTGTGTGATTAATGGTCATATAGAAATCGTTGACGGCGTTACAATCACCGGTATGGGGATGGTAATGCGCAGTATCACCGAAAAAGGCATGTACTCTTCAGGTATTCCTTTGCAGCCAAATAAAGATTGGCGTAAAACAGCAACGCGAGTTCATCGTATTGATGAAATGAACAAGCGTTTGAAAACCGTTGAAAAACTTATCGAGAACAGCGCGGAATCATAA
- a CDS encoding OmpH family outer membrane protein produces the protein MIKAAGLGLVVLSSSFFATAAEAAQKVGYVNTAQVFQALPQREVVLQKMQEEFKDKAAELQSIQAEAKTKIEKLKRDGELLGPDEVEKLRIEVGQLDSKYKIKAQALEKASQRREAQEKQKLFKVIQDAVTKVAEKEGYDMIVDIQALQYGKPEYNISEKVIKSLK, from the coding sequence ATGATTAAAGCAGCAGGTTTAGGCCTTGTAGTTCTTAGCTCTTCTTTCTTTGCAACAGCGGCTGAAGCTGCGCAAAAAGTGGGCTATGTAAATACTGCACAAGTATTCCAGGCTCTACCTCAGCGTGAAGTTGTTCTTCAAAAAATGCAGGAAGAGTTCAAAGATAAAGCTGCTGAGCTTCAAAGTATCCAAGCGGAAGCTAAAACTAAGATTGAAAAGCTTAAGCGTGATGGTGAGCTATTAGGGCCTGATGAAGTAGAGAAACTTCGTATTGAAGTCGGCCAACTAGACAGCAAATACAAAATCAAAGCTCAAGCACTAGAAAAAGCAAGCCAACGTCGTGAAGCACAAGAGAAGCAGAAGCTATTCAAAGTCATTCAAGATGCTGTAACTAAAGTTGCAGAGAAAGAAGGCTACGACATGATCGTTGATATTCAAGCTCTGCAGTACGGCAAGCCAGAATACAACATCTCTGAAAAAGTAATTAAATCACTGAAATAA
- the bamA gene encoding outer membrane protein assembly factor BamA, which translates to MAIKQILFASLLATSVAANGAQNFVVQDIKIEGLQRVALGAALLKMPVRIGDEVDDGDVSEIIRALYASGNFEDVKVLRDDDVLVVQVKERPTIASISFSGNKAIKEEQLQQNLDASGVREGEALDRTTLSNIEKGLEDFYYSVGKYNATVKAVVTPLPRNRSDLKFVFTEGVSAKIQQINFIGNEVFSDADLLSRFNLNVDVAWWNFLADEKYQKQVLAGDIEALKSYYLDRGYLKFKVDSTQVAISPDKKGVYITLGLDEGEAYTVKDVSFRGELIGREADFEALVPFEDGDTYNGSSVTSLEESVKRILGESGYAYPQVRTIPEFDDETKEVSLVINVEAGSRIYVRDIRFTGNNSTKDEVLRREMRQMEGSWLNSKSIDTGKSRLNRLGFFETVDVQTVRVPGSEDQVDLVYNVKEANSGSVNFGVGYGTESGVSFQVGLQQDNFAGSGNRVGVSAMMNDYQKNVSLDYRDPYWNLDGVSMGGKIFYNEFEASEAGIVDYTNQSYGTSLTWGFPMDELNRLEFGFGYTHNKIGNVPTYIQVEQFARSIDQYGDEHILTDDFDINISWTRNNLNRGFFPTEGNHQRAFAKMTVPGSDAKYFKAQYDVKHYIPLTKKHEFTLLMRGRLGYGNGYGQTDGNDNLFPFYENYYAGGFTTLRGFGSNSAGPKAVYGNSTGNNPTYNSATDDSVGGNAVALASVELIVPTPFASDEARSQIRTSVFFDMASVWDTEFVDRGAPNSGQQYYYDYSDPTNYRSSYGAALQWMSPMGPLVFSLAKPIKIYEGDDEEFFTFTIGRTF; encoded by the coding sequence ATGGCGATTAAGCAAATTCTGTTCGCAAGTCTATTGGCCACTAGTGTGGCTGCGAACGGAGCACAAAACTTTGTAGTTCAAGATATCAAGATCGAAGGTTTACAGCGTGTTGCACTTGGTGCAGCTCTACTGAAAATGCCAGTACGTATTGGCGATGAAGTGGATGACGGCGATGTATCTGAGATCATTCGTGCACTGTATGCTTCAGGCAACTTTGAGGACGTTAAAGTCCTTCGCGATGATGATGTTTTAGTTGTTCAAGTCAAAGAACGACCGACCATCGCAAGCATCTCATTCTCAGGTAACAAGGCGATCAAAGAAGAACAACTTCAGCAGAACCTAGACGCATCTGGTGTTCGTGAAGGTGAAGCCCTTGACCGTACTACACTGAGTAACATTGAGAAGGGCCTTGAAGATTTTTACTACAGTGTTGGTAAATACAACGCGACAGTGAAAGCCGTAGTGACGCCTCTGCCTCGTAACCGTTCTGACCTTAAGTTTGTGTTTACTGAGGGCGTGTCCGCTAAGATTCAGCAAATTAACTTTATCGGTAACGAAGTTTTCTCTGACGCAGATCTACTTAGTCGTTTCAACTTGAACGTTGATGTTGCATGGTGGAATTTCCTTGCGGATGAAAAATACCAGAAGCAAGTACTGGCTGGTGATATCGAAGCGTTGAAATCTTACTACCTTGACCGTGGTTACCTTAAGTTTAAGGTAGATTCGACTCAGGTTGCGATCTCTCCTGATAAGAAAGGTGTTTACATCACGCTAGGCCTAGACGAAGGCGAAGCTTATACCGTTAAAGATGTCTCTTTCCGTGGTGAGCTTATCGGCCGCGAGGCTGACTTCGAAGCGTTAGTGCCATTCGAAGATGGCGATACATATAACGGCTCTTCCGTAACGTCTTTAGAAGAGAGCGTGAAACGAATTCTAGGCGAATCTGGCTATGCGTACCCACAAGTTCGTACGATTCCTGAATTTGACGATGAGACCAAAGAAGTGTCGTTGGTTATCAATGTAGAAGCGGGCAGCCGTATCTACGTTCGTGATATTCGATTCACGGGTAACAACTCAACGAAAGATGAAGTACTGCGTCGTGAAATGCGTCAAATGGAAGGCAGTTGGCTGAACTCCAAGTCGATTGATACAGGTAAGAGCCGCCTTAACCGTTTAGGCTTTTTTGAAACGGTTGATGTGCAAACGGTACGTGTTCCTGGCAGTGAAGACCAAGTGGATCTGGTTTACAACGTTAAGGAAGCGAACTCGGGTAGCGTCAACTTCGGTGTTGGCTACGGTACTGAATCGGGTGTCAGCTTCCAGGTTGGTTTACAGCAAGATAACTTTGCCGGTTCTGGTAACCGTGTTGGCGTAAGCGCCATGATGAACGATTACCAAAAGAATGTTAGCTTAGACTACCGCGACCCATACTGGAACCTTGATGGCGTGAGTATGGGCGGCAAAATCTTCTACAACGAATTTGAAGCCTCTGAAGCGGGTATCGTCGATTATACCAACCAAAGTTATGGTACGAGCTTAACATGGGGTTTCCCTATGGATGAGCTGAACCGTCTCGAGTTTGGTTTTGGTTATACGCACAACAAGATCGGTAACGTTCCTACCTATATTCAAGTTGAACAGTTTGCGAGAAGTATTGACCAATACGGTGATGAGCATATCTTAACCGATGACTTCGATATCAATATCTCTTGGACGCGCAACAACCTTAACCGTGGCTTCTTCCCTACTGAAGGTAACCACCAACGTGCTTTCGCGAAAATGACAGTACCTGGTTCGGATGCGAAATACTTCAAAGCGCAATACGATGTAAAACATTACATTCCGTTGACTAAAAAGCACGAGTTCACACTATTGATGCGTGGTCGATTAGGCTATGGTAACGGTTATGGTCAAACGGATGGTAATGATAACTTGTTCCCATTCTACGAAAACTACTACGCGGGTGGTTTTACAACACTACGTGGTTTTGGTTCTAACTCAGCTGGTCCAAAAGCTGTTTACGGAAATAGTACGGGCAATAACCCGACGTACAATTCTGCAACCGATGATTCGGTTGGTGGTAATGCGGTTGCTTTGGCTAGCGTAGAGTTAATCGTACCAACACCGTTTGCTTCTGATGAAGCGCGCAGTCAGATTCGAACTAGCGTGTTCTTCGATATGGCAAGTGTATGGGATACCGAATTCGTAGACCGTGGCGCACCGAATAGCGGTCAACAGTACTACTACGATTACTCTGACCCAACAAATTACCGTTCATCTTATGGTGCCGCTCTTCAGTGGATGTCACCGATGGGACCATTGGTTTTCTCTCTAGCGAAACCAATCAAAATCTACGAAGGTGATGACGAAGAATTCTTCACATTCACCATTGGTAGAACTTTCTAA
- the rseP gene encoding sigma E protease regulator RseP has translation MSGILWNFASFIVALGILVAVHEFGHFWVARRCGVKVEKFSIGFGKSIWSKVGRDGTEYSLSVIPLGGYVKMLDGRVDDLSEDEQQYAFDKKPLWKRTAIVGAGPAFNFIFAVFAYWLVFLIGVPAVKPVIGEVTPQSIVAQAGIESGMELKSISGIKTADWESVNLGLISHIGDESMTVTVSSQDDIGFEQQITLDISDWSFNPETESAMTTLGFRPYSPEISTVLAQVIDDGAAYSAGLESGDKIVEINGQPIEQWKSVVELIRSHPMMPLDLVVLRNGVERSLVMSPNSREFSDGSTIGYAGIAPEVAEWPEDYRFELQFGVIESVGKAFDKTGQIIGLTLTMLKKLIVGDVGLNNLSGPISIAKGAGATADYGLVYFLGFLALISVNLGIINLVPLPMLDGGHLLFFAIEAVTRKPVPEKVQEMGYRVGGAILFSLMALAIFNDFTRL, from the coding sequence ATGAGTGGAATTCTGTGGAACTTCGCATCCTTTATTGTAGCGCTTGGTATTCTGGTCGCTGTTCATGAATTTGGACACTTCTGGGTTGCTCGTCGCTGCGGTGTGAAAGTAGAAAAATTCTCGATTGGTTTTGGTAAATCGATCTGGAGTAAAGTTGGCCGCGATGGCACAGAGTACAGCTTGTCTGTCATTCCATTGGGCGGCTACGTTAAGATGCTTGATGGTCGTGTTGATGATCTTTCTGAAGACGAACAGCAATACGCTTTTGATAAGAAACCGTTGTGGAAACGAACGGCGATTGTGGGTGCAGGTCCAGCATTCAACTTTATATTTGCCGTGTTCGCATATTGGCTGGTTTTTTTGATTGGTGTTCCAGCGGTTAAGCCTGTGATTGGAGAGGTAACACCTCAATCTATCGTGGCACAAGCCGGAATTGAAAGTGGAATGGAACTTAAATCTATTTCAGGAATCAAAACCGCAGATTGGGAATCAGTAAACTTGGGTTTGATATCACATATTGGTGATGAGTCCATGACTGTAACGGTTTCTTCTCAAGACGACATCGGCTTTGAACAACAGATAACATTGGATATTTCAGACTGGTCGTTCAACCCAGAAACTGAGTCAGCAATGACAACGCTTGGTTTTAGACCGTATTCTCCAGAGATATCGACAGTGCTCGCTCAAGTTATTGATGACGGTGCTGCCTATTCTGCAGGGCTAGAATCTGGCGACAAAATTGTCGAAATTAATGGTCAGCCTATTGAACAGTGGAAGTCGGTTGTTGAATTAATCCGTTCACACCCAATGATGCCCTTGGACCTTGTCGTATTACGAAATGGTGTTGAGCGGTCATTGGTTATGTCGCCGAATAGTCGCGAATTTTCTGATGGTTCTACAATCGGCTATGCGGGTATTGCTCCCGAAGTCGCAGAATGGCCAGAAGATTATCGCTTTGAGTTACAATTTGGTGTAATTGAGTCTGTAGGAAAAGCATTTGATAAAACAGGTCAGATCATTGGTTTGACACTGACAATGCTTAAGAAGCTAATCGTTGGTGATGTTGGCTTAAATAACTTGAGTGGCCCAATTTCAATTGCTAAAGGCGCAGGGGCAACCGCCGATTACGGTTTGGTTTACTTCTTAGGTTTTTTAGCTCTGATCAGTGTTAACTTGGGTATTATTAATTTGGTTCCGCTGCCTATGCTTGATGGCGGACATTTGCTCTTTTTCGCTATTGAGGCCGTTACTCGTAAACCTGTACCTGAAAAAGTTCAAGAAATGGGATACAGAGTGGGAGGCGCAATCCTCTTCTCTTTGATGGCTCTGGCAATATTTAATGATTTTACTCGTCTGTGA
- the ispC gene encoding 1-deoxy-D-xylulose-5-phosphate reductoisomerase encodes MRNLTILGATGSIGASTLKVVEQNPELYSVVAMAAGSNVEKMLALVEKWQPSYVAMACPDAASKLTEVLSTNHPNIKVLSGSEGMCQVASLDEVDTVMAAIVGAAGLLPTMSAVKAGKRILLANKEALVMSGQLFIDAVEKYGAELLPVDSEHNAIFQCLPQNVQTNLGRCDLEENGINHILLTGSGGPFRYTDVAELESVTPERAIAHPNWSMGPKISVDSATMMNKGLEYIEAKWLFNASQEQLKVIIHPQSVIHSMVQYKDGSVLAQMGEPDMATPIALTMSYPERTEAGVKPLDFTKVGELTFLEPDLTRYPCLRLAIEACYLGQHATTAINAANEIAVDAFLNNQVKFTDIAIINEYVMNKVCEQHNSEGLDSLESLLELDNMSRQIAIQFIKEQLA; translated from the coding sequence ATGCGAAATCTAACTATCCTTGGCGCTACCGGCTCAATTGGTGCAAGTACACTAAAAGTCGTTGAACAAAACCCAGAACTCTATTCGGTTGTAGCAATGGCTGCAGGCTCGAATGTTGAAAAGATGCTGGCGTTAGTTGAAAAGTGGCAACCAAGCTATGTTGCTATGGCTTGCCCTGATGCAGCATCTAAGCTGACTGAAGTGTTGTCTACAAATCACCCAAACATCAAAGTTCTTTCTGGTTCTGAAGGCATGTGTCAGGTCGCTTCTCTAGATGAAGTGGACACGGTAATGGCTGCTATTGTGGGTGCGGCAGGTTTGCTTCCTACGATGTCTGCAGTTAAAGCGGGCAAGCGTATCTTATTGGCTAATAAAGAAGCCTTAGTGATGTCAGGGCAGTTATTTATCGACGCCGTAGAGAAGTACGGCGCTGAACTACTTCCTGTTGATAGTGAACACAATGCTATCTTTCAATGCTTGCCTCAAAACGTACAAACTAACCTAGGCCGTTGTGATTTAGAAGAGAACGGTATCAACCATATTCTTTTGACTGGTTCGGGTGGTCCTTTCCGTTATACGGACGTTGCAGAGCTAGAGTCGGTAACACCAGAACGAGCTATCGCACACCCAAACTGGTCAATGGGCCCTAAGATCTCTGTCGATTCAGCAACTATGATGAATAAAGGCTTAGAGTACATTGAGGCGAAATGGCTATTTAATGCCTCTCAAGAGCAACTCAAAGTTATTATCCACCCTCAGTCTGTGATTCATTCTATGGTTCAGTACAAGGATGGCTCGGTGCTCGCTCAAATGGGCGAACCCGATATGGCAACGCCAATCGCTTTGACGATGTCTTATCCTGAACGCACAGAAGCGGGTGTTAAGCCTCTGGATTTCACCAAAGTGGGCGAGCTTACCTTCTTAGAGCCCGATTTAACTCGTTACCCATGTTTGAGATTAGCCATTGAGGCGTGCTATTTGGGTCAGCATGCAACAACAGCGATTAATGCGGCAAACGAAATTGCAGTCGATGCTTTCTTGAACAATCAAGTGAAGTTTACCGATATTGCTATCATTAACGAGTATGTTATGAACAAAGTATGTGAACAACATAACTCTGAGGGCTTAGATAGCTTGGAAAGCCTTCTTGAGCTCGATAATATGTCTCGTCAAATAGCCATTCAATTTATAAAAGAGCAGCTAGCATGA
- a CDS encoding phosphatidate cytidylyltransferase — MKQRIITALILAPLVILGIFELSLPTFILSLAVISLLGFWEWTQFVESKSRYLALIPTVVVSAASFAFIPFDAFSLNNLSGAHYAILTIGSIWWVIASGMAVTYPKSMPAWKDSSILRHAFGVLTLLPFFWSVVILRANGIDVDPYHGAKLVMFVCLIVWAADSGAYFSGKSFGKRKMAPAVSPNKTIEGLIGGIITAVIVAWIFADLFDIQFTSPLHMIVITLVTVVISVLGDLVESMFKRVSGVKDSSNLIPGHGGILDRIDSLTAAFPVFALLYLAF; from the coding sequence TTGAAACAACGAATTATTACGGCGTTGATTTTAGCTCCCCTAGTTATTCTAGGTATTTTCGAGTTATCACTTCCTACGTTTATTCTTTCACTAGCAGTAATCTCGCTATTGGGTTTTTGGGAGTGGACTCAGTTTGTTGAAAGCAAATCACGTTATTTAGCGTTGATTCCAACAGTTGTGGTAAGTGCTGCAAGTTTTGCTTTTATACCTTTTGATGCATTTAGCCTTAATAACTTATCGGGTGCTCACTACGCCATTCTAACGATTGGTTCAATTTGGTGGGTAATCGCGAGTGGTATGGCAGTGACTTATCCTAAGTCTATGCCAGCATGGAAAGACTCATCAATTCTTCGTCACGCATTTGGCGTGCTGACTTTGCTACCATTCTTCTGGAGTGTGGTTATCTTACGTGCGAACGGTATCGATGTTGATCCTTACCACGGCGCAAAATTGGTAATGTTCGTTTGCTTGATCGTGTGGGCTGCCGACAGTGGTGCTTACTTTTCAGGAAAGAGCTTTGGCAAGCGCAAAATGGCCCCTGCGGTGAGTCCTAATAAAACGATTGAAGGTCTTATTGGTGGCATCATTACAGCAGTGATCGTGGCCTGGATCTTTGCTGACTTGTTTGATATCCAATTCACAAGCCCTCTCCACATGATTGTTATTACTCTTGTGACCGTCGTTATTTCTGTTCTTGGTGATCTTGTTGAAAGCATGTTTAAACGTGTTTCTGGGGTGAAAGACAGCAGTAATCTGATTCCTGGTCATGGTGGTATACTTGATAGAATAGATAGCTTAACGGCTGCGTTCCCTGTCTTTGCTCTGCTTTATTTAGCATTCTAA
- a CDS encoding isoprenyl transferase — protein MHNSQAFTDSLPKHIAIIMDGNGRWAKAQGKPRVFGHKNGVQAVRKTISSAARLGIKAVTLFAFSSENWRRPEEEVGLLMELFISVLSSEVKKLHKNNLQLRVIGDKSRFNARLQKKIEEAEALTSTNTGMVINIAANYGGKWDIQQAMTSIAQQVKSGDINVEDIDEAMITQHLTMADIPEVDLLIRTSGECRISNFMLWQLAYAEMYFTEQFWPDFNEDSLVEAVTWFVNRERRFGCTGEQIKALMDS, from the coding sequence ATGCATAATTCTCAAGCGTTCACAGACTCTCTTCCTAAACACATTGCTATCATTATGGATGGTAATGGTCGCTGGGCAAAAGCCCAGGGTAAGCCTCGTGTCTTTGGTCATAAAAATGGCGTTCAAGCCGTTCGAAAAACCATATCTTCAGCAGCCAGACTTGGCATTAAAGCCGTAACTCTTTTTGCTTTTAGTAGTGAAAATTGGCGTCGTCCTGAAGAAGAAGTGGGTCTCTTGATGGAACTGTTTATTTCAGTGCTGTCGAGTGAAGTAAAAAAGCTTCATAAAAATAATCTACAACTTCGTGTTATTGGTGATAAAAGTCGTTTTAATGCGCGACTACAAAAGAAAATAGAAGAAGCGGAAGCTTTGACTAGCACCAATACGGGTATGGTTATTAATATTGCGGCTAACTACGGCGGTAAGTGGGATATCCAGCAAGCGATGACTTCGATTGCTCAACAGGTTAAGTCTGGCGATATTAATGTAGAAGACATTGATGAAGCTATGATTACACAGCACCTGACGATGGCAGATATTCCAGAAGTCGATCTACTTATCCGCACCAGTGGCGAGTGCCGCATTAGTAACTTTATGCTTTGGCAATTAGCTTACGCCGAAATGTATTTCACTGAACAATTCTGGCCAGACTTTAATGAAGACAGCTTAGTAGAAGCTGTGACTTGGTTTGTAAACCGCGAGCGTCGTTTTGGATGCACCGGTGAGCAAATTAAAGCTCTGATGGACAGTTAA
- the frr gene encoding ribosome recycling factor — protein sequence MINEIKKDAQERMVKSVDALKNSLQKIRTGRAHPSLLSGLTVEYYGAPTPLTQVANVIAEDARTLAITVFDKTLTPLVEKAIMTSDLGLNPMSAGTVIRVPLPPLTEERRKDLVKIVRGEAEGGRVAIRNIRRDANGDLKALLKDKEISEDEDRKAQDEIQKLTDAAVKNVDEVLAVKEKELMEV from the coding sequence GTGATTAACGAAATCAAAAAAGACGCTCAAGAGCGCATGGTAAAAAGTGTTGATGCACTAAAAAACAGCCTACAAAAAATCCGTACAGGCCGTGCTCACCCGAGCCTACTTTCTGGTCTTACTGTTGAGTACTACGGTGCACCAACACCTTTGACTCAAGTAGCTAACGTTATTGCTGAAGACGCACGTACACTAGCAATTACAGTGTTTGATAAAACACTGACTCCTCTTGTTGAAAAAGCAATCATGACTTCTGACCTAGGCTTAAACCCTATGTCTGCAGGTACGGTTATTCGCGTTCCACTTCCACCGCTTACGGAAGAGCGTCGTAAAGACCTAGTTAAAATCGTTCGTGGCGAAGCTGAAGGTGGCCGTGTTGCTATTCGTAACATCCGTCGTGACGCGAATGGCGATCTAAAAGCGCTTCTTAAAGACAAAGAAATTTCAGAAGACGAAGATCGTAAAGCACAAGACGAAATTCAAAAGCTAACTGACGCTGCGGTTAAGAACGTAGACGAAGTTCTAGCAGTTAAAGAAAAAGAGTTGATGGAAGTTTAA
- the pyrH gene encoding UMP kinase → MTTNPKPAYQRILLKLSGEALQGEEGFGIDPTILDRMAQEVKELVELGVQVGVVIGGGNLFRGAGLAEAGMNRVVGDHMGMLATVMNGLAMRDALHRAYVNARVMSAIPLKGVCDDYNWADAISQLRQGRVVIFSAGTGNPFFTTDSAACLRGIEIEADVVLKATKVDGVFTADPVANPDAELYDTLSYNTILEKELKVMDLAAFTLARDHKMPIRVFNMNKPGALRRVVMGETEGTLISDAD, encoded by the coding sequence ATGACTACGAACCCTAAACCAGCGTATCAACGTATTCTGTTAAAACTTAGCGGTGAAGCGCTACAAGGCGAAGAAGGTTTTGGTATTGACCCAACGATCCTTGATCGTATGGCTCAAGAAGTAAAAGAATTAGTTGAACTAGGCGTTCAAGTTGGTGTTGTTATCGGTGGTGGTAACCTTTTCCGTGGCGCAGGCCTAGCAGAAGCGGGTATGAACCGTGTTGTTGGTGACCATATGGGGATGCTTGCAACGGTAATGAACGGCCTTGCTATGCGTGACGCACTACACCGTGCTTACGTAAACGCACGTGTAATGTCAGCAATTCCTCTTAAAGGTGTATGTGACGACTACAACTGGGCAGATGCAATCAGCCAACTACGTCAAGGTCGTGTTGTGATCTTCTCTGCAGGTACTGGTAACCCATTCTTTACTACAGACTCTGCTGCATGTTTACGCGGTATCGAAATCGAAGCTGACGTAGTTCTAAAAGCAACAAAAGTAGATGGTGTATTTACTGCTGACCCAGTAGCAAACCCAGACGCAGAGTTGTATGATACGTTGTCTTACAACACAATTCTTGAGAAAGAATTGAAAGTAATGGACTTGGCCGCATTTACGCTAGCACGTGACCACAAAATGCCAATCCGTGTATTTAACATGAATAAGCCAGGCGCACTACGTCGCGTGGTTATGGGTGAAACTGAAGGTACATTAATCAGCGACGCTGACTAA